The Streptomyces sp. NBC_01275 genome has a segment encoding these proteins:
- a CDS encoding thioester reductase domain-containing protein gives MRDMNEDAAANAGRRATAEWIERGGGEGGLGVTELLAMVAGGGEPAPAEDPTAVPDVDGLAAAIAAAAGRHLPQGRLAPDADFFDAGGSSVQAVELTAELERDLGVELDLDDVFADARPINLARRWLATAGASAELTLTPPSQLPAAPGTPQPAAPGTRSSSAPGTLPPSAPSTLPTPAPGTRPTPSPGPFPSPRLPQPPVTTLALPEDAPRTAARREDLDQILADLALADRLPFIRSPEPAAPRRILLTGATGFLGGHMLLDLLRHSDAHVYCLVRAADEEAATARLAEQLRGYRLPWNAEVRRRVTVLPGDIRRPRLGLSDELWHTLAHELDSIVGVAAAVDFLRGYRSLRGSNVLGTLTLAELAAAGRPKPLHHISSIAVFNEVGIPSMGEDDPFAHVDGLVAGYDQSKWAAEAALRRARDHGLVVSALRPGGIGGHTKTGAYNPQDLSSGLISAFGRFRTVPAFRYLNSAPVDWVSRVAVAVVCEPDAWGFDYHLTGVPNTLDDVVRDMAFGGMHVRVQDWDEWRADTLARLEAEPVPELGFLSRVLQSPTALKLCEATLTGPAAEGERTAALVEALGLPPAARYDAQAQLKTFEKLAGDGLARLPHKDDQPYLWFSETTEGGVRPVGGDPDGTPRGALGDTPCSMSLTLSLASMHQLVKERRIDVTGEVLCPAIHAEPLTVVRGDVWVRPDEGIPQRHGLKHQLLRYRLRLRDADGELWWLEGHKHARARRDLWRQTRTLTVELGREGEPATLNGEVVVPADSYVRDQIDGIKVAPHLTDREKRAAKLTWLAWFGLEMGRGLAGPFARAAADLLDLRRTPNLTEHHR, from the coding sequence ATGCGTGACATGAACGAGGACGCGGCCGCGAACGCCGGGCGGCGGGCGACCGCCGAGTGGATAGAGCGGGGCGGGGGCGAGGGCGGCCTCGGCGTCACCGAACTGCTGGCGATGGTCGCAGGCGGCGGTGAGCCGGCCCCGGCCGAGGACCCGACGGCCGTGCCCGACGTCGACGGCCTGGCCGCCGCCATCGCCGCGGCGGCGGGCCGCCACCTGCCCCAGGGCCGACTCGCCCCGGACGCCGACTTCTTCGACGCCGGAGGCAGCTCCGTGCAGGCCGTGGAACTCACGGCGGAACTGGAGCGCGACCTGGGAGTGGAGCTGGACCTCGACGACGTGTTCGCCGACGCGCGCCCGATCAACCTCGCCCGACGCTGGCTGGCGACGGCCGGCGCCTCGGCGGAACTCACACTCACTCCACCGTCCCAGCTCCCCGCCGCCCCGGGCACGCCCCAGCCCGCCGCCCCGGGCACCCGCTCGTCCTCCGCCCCGGGCACCCTTCCGCCCTCCGCCCCGAGCACTCTCCCGACCCCAGCTCCCGGCACCCGCCCCACCCCGTCCCCCGGCCCCTTCCCGTCCCCCCGCCTCCCACAGCCGCCCGTCACCACCCTCGCGCTCCCGGAGGACGCCCCCCGCACCGCCGCCCGCCGTGAGGACCTCGACCAGATCCTGGCCGACCTCGCCCTCGCCGACCGGCTGCCCTTCATCCGCTCGCCCGAGCCCGCCGCGCCCCGGCGGATCCTGCTCACCGGCGCGACCGGCTTCCTCGGCGGCCATATGCTGCTCGACCTGCTCCGGCACAGCGACGCCCACGTCTACTGCCTGGTCCGCGCGGCCGACGAGGAGGCGGCCACCGCGCGGCTCGCCGAACAGCTGCGCGGCTACCGGCTGCCGTGGAACGCCGAGGTGCGCCGCCGGGTGACCGTCCTCCCCGGCGACATCCGCAGGCCGCGCCTGGGCCTGTCCGACGAGCTGTGGCACACCCTCGCCCACGAGCTGGACAGCATCGTCGGCGTCGCGGCGGCCGTGGACTTCCTGCGCGGCTACCGGTCACTGCGCGGCAGCAACGTGCTCGGCACGCTCACCCTCGCCGAACTCGCCGCCGCCGGCCGCCCCAAGCCGCTGCACCACATCTCCTCGATCGCCGTCTTCAACGAGGTCGGCATCCCCTCCATGGGCGAGGACGACCCCTTCGCCCACGTCGACGGGCTCGTCGCGGGCTACGACCAGTCCAAGTGGGCCGCCGAGGCCGCCCTGCGCCGCGCCCGCGACCACGGGCTGGTCGTCTCCGCCCTGCGCCCCGGCGGCATCGGCGGTCACACGAAGACCGGCGCCTACAACCCGCAGGACCTCAGCAGCGGCCTGATCTCGGCCTTCGGCCGCTTCCGCACCGTACCGGCGTTCCGCTACCTCAACTCGGCCCCGGTCGACTGGGTCAGCCGCGTCGCAGTCGCCGTCGTCTGCGAACCGGACGCCTGGGGCTTCGACTACCACCTCACCGGCGTCCCCAACACCCTCGACGACGTCGTCCGGGACATGGCGTTCGGCGGCATGCACGTCCGCGTCCAGGACTGGGACGAGTGGCGCGCCGACACCCTGGCCCGCCTGGAGGCCGAACCGGTCCCCGAACTGGGCTTCCTCTCCCGGGTGTTGCAGAGCCCCACCGCCCTGAAACTGTGCGAGGCCACCCTCACGGGCCCGGCAGCCGAAGGCGAACGCACCGCCGCCCTCGTCGAGGCCCTCGGCCTGCCGCCCGCCGCCCGCTACGACGCCCAGGCCCAGCTGAAGACCTTCGAGAAGCTCGCCGGCGACGGACTCGCCCGGCTGCCGCACAAGGACGACCAGCCGTACCTGTGGTTCTCGGAGACCACCGAGGGCGGCGTGCGCCCGGTCGGCGGCGACCCGGACGGCACCCCACGAGGCGCCCTGGGCGACACCCCCTGCTCGATGTCCCTCACCCTCTCCCTCGCGAGCATGCACCAACTGGTGAAGGAGCGCCGCATCGACGTCACCGGCGAGGTCCTCTGCCCGGCGATCCACGCCGAACCGCTCACCGTCGTACGCGGCGACGTCTGGGTCCGCCCCGACGAGGGCATTCCGCAGCGGCACGGCCTCAAGCACCAACTCCTGCGCTACCGCCTCCGGTTGCGGGACGCGGACGGCGAACTCTGGTGGCTGGAGGGCCACAAGCACGCCCGCGCCCGTCGCGACCTGTGGCGTCAGACCCGCACGCTCACCGTCGAACTCGGCCGCGAGGGCGAACCCGCGACCCTGAACGGCGAGGTCGTCGTCCCCGCCGACTCCTACGTCCGCGACCAGATCGACGGCATCAAGGTCGCCCCGCACCTCACCGACCGGGAGAAGCGCGCCGCCAAACTGACCTGGCTCGCCTGGTTCGGCCTGGAGATGGGCCGCGGACTGGCCGGCCCCTTCGCCCG